From one Microlunatus sp. Gsoil 973 genomic stretch:
- a CDS encoding NUDIX domain-containing protein yields the protein MTNHQADPQPAPRFHIVGWLIVRRAGRLLLARRAGVSYHSGHWGLPGGHVEPGETLPMAASREAFEEVGIRTDPDDLVPVGMARYVDGDAAGLDVFFTAEAFDGEPAPVSECDRVGWFGLDGLPDPILPWLPDSLHQYLVDRNWYAESLG from the coding sequence TCCCCAGCCCGCTCCCAGGTTCCACATCGTCGGCTGGCTCATCGTACGGCGCGCCGGACGGCTGCTGCTCGCGCGCCGAGCCGGCGTCAGCTATCACTCCGGCCACTGGGGATTGCCCGGAGGCCACGTCGAGCCCGGCGAGACCCTGCCGATGGCCGCGTCCCGGGAGGCTTTCGAGGAGGTCGGGATCCGCACCGATCCGGACGATCTGGTGCCGGTCGGAATGGCGCGGTACGTCGACGGTGACGCGGCCGGTCTTGACGTCTTCTTCACCGCAGAGGCCTTCGACGGCGAGCCGGCCCCGGTGAGCGAGTGCGATCGGGTCGGCTGGTTCGGCCTGGACGGGTTGCCGGACCCGATCCTGCCCTGGCTGCCGGATTCGTTGCACCAATACCTCGTGGACCGCAACTGGTACGCCGAATCACTCGGCTGA
- a CDS encoding ABC-F family ATP-binding cassette domain-containing protein, whose amino-acid sequence MPPVLVCHDLTFSFPSGEIALEELTATFTEGFTGLVGRNGAGKSTLIKLLAGTLTPTSGSVERPERIGYLPQDLVLAGDRTVASVLGIGTVLQALARVDAGDGRLEDFEIIGDDWDIEDRVRAELAAFGFSDLDLDRRIGTLSGGQVVLLALAAQFLARPDVLLLDEPTNNLDGPARDRLYQAVRRWPGPVVAVSHDRELLELCDQIAELRDSAITFYGGNFSAYTAAVATEQEAAARAVRTAEANLKRQRRELIEAQTKMDRHNRYGKQFAEKSNMPAILAGAMKRKAEVSQGKLRGGHEADLDEARKQLEEAEERVRDDDRVRVDLSATSVPGGREIVITDDLVLRNGVEVDLHIRGPERLALTGGNGTGKTTLIDTVTGAVPPRSGRVTGYVPIRLLPQRLQILDPDLPVLTSVSRLAPGADDNTLRARLARFLLGADVITRPARTLSGGELFRASLAGLLLAEPAPQLLILDEPTNNLDLDTVAALTSALRQYRGALLVASHDRPFLDEIGLTGEISFTAEPPPGRFARVEALASSAE is encoded by the coding sequence CTGGAGGAGCTGACCGCCACCTTCACCGAGGGCTTCACCGGACTCGTCGGTCGCAACGGCGCAGGCAAGTCGACCTTGATCAAACTGCTGGCCGGAACGCTGACCCCGACCTCCGGGTCGGTGGAACGACCTGAGCGGATCGGCTATCTCCCGCAGGATCTCGTGCTGGCCGGCGACCGCACGGTCGCCTCCGTACTCGGCATCGGGACGGTGCTGCAGGCACTTGCCCGGGTCGACGCCGGCGACGGCAGACTCGAGGACTTCGAGATCATCGGGGACGACTGGGACATCGAAGATCGGGTCCGGGCCGAACTGGCCGCCTTCGGCTTCAGCGATCTTGATCTTGACCGACGGATCGGCACACTGTCCGGCGGCCAGGTCGTTCTGCTGGCCCTGGCCGCCCAGTTCCTGGCCAGGCCGGACGTCCTGTTGCTGGACGAGCCGACCAATAACCTCGACGGCCCCGCGCGTGATCGGCTCTACCAGGCAGTACGCCGCTGGCCGGGCCCGGTGGTCGCGGTCAGCCATGATCGCGAGCTGCTCGAACTCTGTGATCAGATCGCCGAGCTCAGGGACTCCGCGATCACCTTCTACGGTGGCAACTTCTCGGCCTACACCGCCGCGGTGGCGACCGAACAGGAGGCCGCAGCCCGGGCCGTACGGACCGCGGAGGCGAACCTGAAGCGGCAGAGGCGGGAATTGATCGAGGCCCAGACGAAGATGGACCGGCACAACCGCTACGGCAAACAGTTCGCGGAGAAGAGCAACATGCCCGCGATCCTCGCCGGTGCGATGAAGCGCAAGGCCGAGGTGTCCCAGGGCAAGCTGCGCGGTGGTCACGAGGCGGATCTCGACGAGGCCAGGAAGCAGTTGGAGGAGGCCGAGGAACGAGTCCGCGACGACGACCGGGTCCGGGTCGACCTCAGTGCGACGAGCGTGCCGGGCGGCCGGGAGATCGTGATCACCGATGATCTTGTGTTGCGGAACGGGGTCGAGGTCGACCTGCACATCCGTGGACCGGAACGGCTGGCGCTGACCGGCGGCAACGGCACCGGCAAGACCACGTTGATCGACACCGTCACCGGTGCGGTGCCGCCGCGATCGGGCCGGGTGACCGGGTACGTCCCCATCCGGTTGTTGCCCCAGCGGCTGCAGATCCTCGACCCCGACCTTCCGGTGCTCACCTCGGTCTCACGGCTGGCGCCCGGCGCGGACGACAACACGCTGCGTGCCCGGCTGGCGCGGTTCCTGCTCGGCGCCGACGTGATCACCAGGCCGGCCCGGACCCTGTCCGGCGGGGAACTCTTCCGGGCCAGTCTGGCCGGTCTGCTGCTGGCCGAACCGGCACCGCAACTGCTGATCCTCGACGAACCGACCAACAACCTCGATCTGGACACAGTGGCGGCCCTGACGTCGGCGCTGCGCCAGTACCGCGGTGCGCTGTTGGTCGCCAGCCACGATCGACCCTTCCTGGACGAGATCGGTCTGACCGGGGAGATCAGCTTCACCGCCGAGCCGCCGCCCGGGCGGTTCGCCCGCGTCGAGGCCTTGGCCTCCTCAGCCGAGTGA